The window GACCTGCACGATGTCACCATGGACGTAGGATTCTATGGTCAGTCTCTGCTGAAGCAATGTGTTGTTTTCTGGTCTCCCCACAAAGAAAACCAGATTAACGTTACTATCAGGGCGAGAGGCGTAAACCCCTCTCTCACTTTTCCTGACCAGCTCCCTCCGTTCAAAGTTTTCTGGAGCGGACGGAATAACCAGGAGCACTTCCGGGTTTCTTTCCCAGCATCCATTCTGGATGACGTTGGTGTATGTAAATGAGAACCTGTTTCTGATTGGCTGAGACAGGAAGGAGATGACGTAATTCTTCGTGGCTATCTGCGACTCCAAGTGGGCAATTAACAGCTGGGTAGTTCTGGGCACGGGGTAAGCCAGCATAGAAAAACAGCTCAGTGCTTTGCTAGGGATATCCTTCGTATCCTGATCCAAGCTGCAAGTAAGTAATGCTTCTTTGCCAGGCCTGATGGAGAACAGGCCCACGTCGTCTGCTAATTTGAGAACCACCTCTTTTGACCGCAGACGAGTTTCGTCATCCTCGTCCATGACAGACACCGCCATGGTCCTGCCTTGACCTTTGAACCACAAGACGACGTTGACTAGTAGAGACACGCACATCACGCACATCACAGTGGTTAGGAGTCGCCTAACTTTGGAGGGCGCCATCCGCCCTTCGGTCACCGTCAGGGTAGAACTGTAAAgtgaaaatattaataacaagttaaaagcaagcaaaataaaaaaaatccattaaaaaaacaaacaaagcttaactaaaggggaagaactccgtccttaaaattatatctttcaataatgtacaagctatttcccttatttgatatcaagcgaaataattaattaccaataattaattgagaaGGCGTGGTGGCTGATCGGTAGAGCCTTACATAGTTGTAACTAGCTGTATGCAGAAATCTAGCAATGCCACAACATAGTTGTAACTAGCTGTATGCAGAAATCTAGCAATGCCACAACATAGTTGTAACTAGCTGTATGCAGAAATCTAGCAATGCCACAACATAGTTGTAACTATCTGTATGCAGAAATCTAGCAATGCCACAACATAGTTGTAACTATCTGTATGCTGAAATCTAGCAATGCCACAACATAGTTGTAACTATCTGTATGCTGAAATCTAGCAATGCCACAACATAGTTGTAACTAGCTGTATGCTGAAATCTAGCAATGCCACAACATAGTTGTAACTAGCTGTATGCTGAAATCTAGCAATGCCACAACATAGTTGTAACTAGCTGTATGCAGAAATCTAGCAATGCCACAACATAGTTGTAACTATCTGTATGCAGAAATCTAGCAATGCCACAACATAGTTGTAACTATCTGTATGCTGAAATCTAGCAATGCCACAACATAGTTGTAACTAGCTGTATGCAGAAATCTAGTTATTAGCCTAACAGTGtgcatgttttctggttttcctgGCGACATGCTCAATcgcatattttaaaatgaataccCCATTCAAAACACAAGCCTTTTTATGTTGAggctggcttttttttttctttcgactCCACCATTTTGGCGTAATTAGCAGAGTAATGTCAGACCCCCTTCCTGTCGCCTTCCGAATGGAACAACTTCCCCAGTAGTGCTAATCCTCCCTAAATCATTTCAGCCCCCCCTCCCCGCCTTTTCCACCCTTCGTGTAGTTCAAACGGAGTGTAGTTTTAATGGTAAGTGGCACGCACCTTTCTCTTTTAACTGTTCAACCCATCGACCCACTTTATCCCTATTCTAGCTACCATGGCTTTATTATAAGTTGCTAATAACTAGAATCTAGTATGTTTGTATGCAACGATTCGAAGGtactttcttacttttttgtttgttttgtttttattctcttGTTCAGTGACACAtatggtttattaaattaatatacaTTAATAATTATGTTCAGGAGTACCGTTTGTAATGACACATCTAATAAGATCCAGAATCCAGAGTGGAGCTATATAGATTAGGCCTACATCTTgataacaatgaaaaaaaaaagtaaggttccctttcagaccttgtggcctaacagcagatgatgtaaaggtcatctgttcctgtTCCCTAGGGTTATGAGGGTCATGTGGCCAActcaacgaccaacagcctttacttttccccaactgatgtcaggtacccattagagctggatggactcagaggcgcccaaagttaacgaaattaaaaattccagtctttaccaggattcgaacccgggctttatcgctcagctaccgcgcctccttGATAACAATATTGTCCGCAATAGTACAAACTATaactaaggcttgtcttcgagtccgaagaagattaatgaggaatgcagcatttcccgtggctacgcagcctaAGCGCATAGCCATTGTCCGcaagtggtcgatttagattttcttttcgccgtctaaaTCTGtactcggcagtggattttcttttggtctcaaatgtgtatcccgcggcctttgtgacctccagctgtctcgttctgaagccgcaggCAACCACGTGCTCTCTAATattgttgatttgaatttaaacccctgTCTgtagtttgtctgtctgtccgtctgtctgtccgtctgtctgtctgtctgtctgtctgtctgtttgtccgtctgtctgtctgtctgtccgtccgtccgtctgtctgtctgtctgtctgtctgtccgtctgtctgtctgtctgtccgtctgtctgtatgtctgtctgtctgtccgtctgtctgtctgtttgtatgtatgtatgtatgtatatgtatccATGTGTGTATGTCTAtcatctggaccagttgggagaaAGGGGGTGGATAGAAGGGGGGTATCTGAATAAATGTTacagtgatcgctttttaaatgtatttaatgaaaaacaaatttgtatgACTTGAGTTCGAAACTGGAggcctcaagcctcctcaagcgaATACACCAACCATTGTCCCTCGAAGTACTTATGGAAATAGAAGGTTTCACATATATCtatgttagtttcaaactttttaagcTAACCTAATTAGCCTAATTAtctacacaaaatataaaggggactaatttaggTTATATCtccatctgtcaagtacaatttctttcccttgttcgataccacatctgtcaagcaTTAATTTCAGACTGACTCAATAGATATTaccatagagcattgagaaagttgtacacatgaaatagtgctaaacaaaaacaattactgaaaatatttctaatcgcgcagatttattattgtaggcatagatctatttttatctattgactgatccaaagtaatagatataattaaactttttagctttgtatttattaaaaaagtatttatatattattcttgtttgtttttatttaatattttttggatggcaaccatcattcaaaaactttcttttttagcattatttattttagaatatcattatatgttaccataacaaatttcaaaggcctagctttagaaataacaaaaataagattttcagggatacctcccctttaAGAATTGAACCCCAAAACATTCCGCAGTCAATCAAGATGACatagcgcataccacacaaccaggcaatcatcctttagttttattttgtgatTTATATTAGTGAGTTTGTTTCTTATATTTCAAATAGTAAAGTtctaagttatatttagttatttagtatATACAGGCAGGGCACGTAtaccgtatgggggacgaacctatgccaaaagcatttttttttctttttttggtgagctgaaaggtggtcgacgtaacagaggtgccccacgaaaatgttttaaagacccgcataggcgccaacttgctttaactaacctagaagagagcacctggttgctgAGCTGAAGCAGCTGAGGGTCACTTACAATGCCCCTCTGGGTGACCGAggtggtcatcatcgaatcacgatggacgaactatataagtTGAATGATGCAAAAGAAATATAGGGCTGTTTTTTCGACGTCAAAAGTATAGAAACATCTTACAATTTTTCGGAACGGCTTCTGTTTTGTCATATTTCTATGGCTGTTAACTTGTCGTCTAATGACTCTAACCGTGCTTGAGTCTATCCAGTCTTTTTGGACTCATGTGAATTATAGacttacattttagtttttcacaACTATAAACGTAAGTGAAATGATACGGATttacaaaactaaaagtatatatgaatttcctttatttataactaaaatatttacatttcaattagtttgaatataataatattattgtttATAAGTTAGCTGTAATTACCTTCTCGTGAATAGTTAATCCACTTGGATTTAAACCTAAACATAATACTAGTATAAACAGCTCCACACTCAAGAAATGCCGATTCCAATTTATTTTCAGAGAGTTGAATTTGGCAATTCCTTTTTTACCCCAGCGAGTTATCTTTCTTCTATTATTGATCAATAGTGTATTAGAGCACGAATTGTTGATGTGTCAATGGTAGAGGAAACCATGGCTGCGTTCTTCCGGTGGTTATTGAATGACATTATTCGCTACTTAGTGTAAATCAAGGGCTATAATTAAAGTGAAGCATGCCGCTTAAAAttgtgaaatgtttttatttagccaGTGCAAGTTCATTCAGGCGTTAAAAGAAGTGGGTACCATAATACTGTTTGTTGTAGAAATAATATTGTTTGCTGTGTTATCACTACGGTGATAGAGTTTATCGACTACCCcggtaaataaaatgtaaattaataaTTACTCAATTAGATATACTGATCCTATATTTAACACTCGGCTTTATGTAAACGCAATGGGGTGGCAGCACTCTAGGCCCCAGAAATGGGGCGTCTCTGGATTGACTCCTGGTGAAAACTGTGATTTTAAAGTTCGGTATCTTTATGGCAcgcctgagtccatccagcccaaatgggtacctgacattagttgaggaaaagcaatggcggttggtagttgcgttggccacatgacaccctcgcgtaccgtgggccacagaaacagatgaccttaaattATCTTCcccataaatcgcaaggtctgaaaactTAATAccgtttttaaaattagttttttgtCCACATAGAATTGGGGTGAAAAGCAATTTAGCTTTAtcatatgtataaatataaaacaatagttatctaaaaaaaacattaataaaatgcaaaaggTAGACTAGTACTTGTAGTTTTATCTTTGGCGAACAAAATATATAAGCTAGCGTTTTGGTGAATCTGGTGggcagaaaaaataaattatgtttttttttttaattattcgtTAATCATATTAAGATATTTCAGAACtgagagcaaaaaaaaacaaaaaaaaaaaacaaacaaaacaaacaacaaagcgtAAGTAAGGAAAAGAACCGCTAATCACTGCCATTAATTTCAATATGGCAGGGTTTAGCTACCCTTCtgctatatgaaacaaaattaattaaaagtaacactaattgattatttaaatggttatttttttatttattcgtAAATTACAAACGATaatgaataattataaaaaaaaattcaactgcaataattatgaaaattttcaacttgatccgagaataggaagtgggagaaaaaacatggcACAACGTAATAATGGGCATACATGCATATATACATCTGTCATTAAGAAGCActtattccccttatttatgtatttgaaaCATAATAATTATCACTAATAATTAccttattaattaattgttttaactGATTCAAGTTTTATTGGGTACACGGAATAatagtttaaagtttcaacttgatccgagaataggaagtgggagaaaaaacatggcACAACGTAATAATGGGCATACATGCATATATACATCTCTCATTAAGAAGCACTTTTTtccccttattttttttatatattaaacataataattatcACTAATAATTAccttattaattaattgttttaactGATTCAAGTTTTATTGGGTACAAGGAATAatagtttaaagtttcaacttgatccgagaaaggcaAGTGGTAGAAAAACTCGtgtttaaacattttaccagacagacagacagacagacagacggagtaaATATAAGCCTtatagtaagtaaaaaaaaaaaaaaaggatttggtGGATGAAAAGTAAATGAATAAAAACATCCAAAGGTAAAGATGATAATCGCTGGAACTTTAAAAACGTTTGGTTAAatacttaacccttaaagtgctgagctgttttacaatgaagaCATACAAAAAGGAAAATGACTATATTCATGTTTAGAGGCTATGCTACCACACGCATCTTAAGggttaaagtaataaaaaagaagcgcggtcgagaggctaagtacgcttagtttggctacctatgaaaggggctcgaggttcgacagcCGACTTGTgattactgagcgcctaaaagcagcacAAACCTtatcccagataccccccccccctttctctaaCTGGTCAACAaacgagattggaccatagcgcactgggCATGCTACAAATATAAGCATCAAAgaagtgctatataaaagctataattaatgtatttattatcaAAATTTTCGCAAATAGTTACGGAGCaaaacaggggcgtagctaggaaattttccatcatttagGGGCCCGGGGACTTCACCTCTTTGggtgcccctgcattttgcgtaatatttattatttaatgtaacaaACACTCATTTGGAGACCCCCCACAGCATTACTTCTTCgataatctcggatcaagctaaatttacgcacaaatatttcttttacctgacaacacaaaatcaattttaaaaaaaatagccaattagttaattaacaatttctaattaattattttacttggtgttgatgtgtgttttatataggttgcaccaatcggtgtttgggagtaacatcccttgtaactgttgttgtcaaccaatatggcgttagattaaacagctgatttcatgtcttataagttatatattcgttcataataatcaacacttggtatctcgaacaagagaaagGAACTGTTCTTGACTGAATTGATGGTATAAGCTGTATTAGTCCCCTATATAGGTCGCCGCTTGAAAGTAAGTttgtaacaaacaatagatacaaTCTTCAATTTCAATAGGCACTTAACTAGCAGAGTGGTCAGTATGTTGGCATGAGGAAGCTCGATTCATGAGTTTAAattcacttccccccccccctcttttttttttttttataaattacatttgAAAAAGCGAATATGGTAAAGGTTCACCTTTATATACCTTTCTTTCTTCACCCCACCCCCCTGCCCCCCTAgtctcaactggtccagataagtgacaGGATTATAGCGCATTTAGAAGTCTAAAGCATTTCCCCATATCGCGttagtgtattttatttcttgaaTAGTCTAAGCCGGATCTTGAATATTAAACGtgaaactaaagaaatgatccCTGGCATGTTGTAACGAGCACACAATACTTTCCAATGCCCATATCGTAAACGATTAACTGTTCACACCATGCTGTAAATGCCAAAGGGTATACAATACACTATACATGATTTATGCGTGCGTTTATACTCGCAATTTCCCCCATAATGCCTCCATGCATGACGTCTATTATAACgccgttggggggggggggagtcgatGGATCGTAAATACAGGGTGCCAGCCTTTTTCTTTGCGATATTGATTGATTAATGATTTATAGATTTTTGTAAAGCATGTTTCAGACCTGCATCACATGCGGAACTTtagatgggggaggggggttgttACTCGGTTGGTGGTTTGTGTCTCCAATATGATTAGCCGATGTAGTCAAATTaaattgttaataaataaaacttaaagttCATAGAATATGCTTATATGAAGtatgtaacttttatttataaacatacACAGCTTCAACttgcatgtaaaaaaaatacaaatgaaattttaattttaacaaacTCAAACTCACTACAAATACATGTCTTTATTCTTCAACTTTTACACCAGTCCATTAAGATTTAATCATGCAAGACcacctcgtggtttcatcagattCCAGTTCATACGACCATACAACCATAACACCCGCCCTACTTTCCTTGTGGTTACTTCAGAGCACATACACTCCAATAAAATTCTCCTGCAATGTTCTAATGCATTTCGACTCTAACCTCCCTGATATTAACTggataaatttatatatatttatatcaggGGAGTAGGTGTCCAAACAAAACGGTATGAGGTTGGaataaccacaaaaaaaaaaaaataagcccaAGAAAGAGgcataagtataaaaaaaaaaaacacactccaTAACGAGAGGGGGTGGGGAAGAGGGGCACACACTGTACGAAGAATTAACAACAGATCTGAATACAACAAATGTCAATAATTCATCAACTAATTATTGAAACAAACTGTGTAGCGATCCCCAAATGTATGTCCGCCCTGCAGGGGACCAATAACCactacagccccccccccccgaaaggcCTCCTCatctaaacccccccccccccaagcgtTGTCGTTAAAAGTTCAACCTAAGTCTCCGCCCTTCATCTTCTACCTTGCCATATGAAAAAAACCACCAACAACAACATtcttatagaaatattttaatgaagACACATTTCAGAAAATTAATGTGTCACGTGTCATTGATCATCAAAAAGCtagtcatttttaaaaaaaaaaaaaacttacagtGTGCACTTAACCAGCGTGGTACGTGGCCTATTCATGCATATCAAAGGGACACCACTAGAGTTAATAACTATAGTAGCAGACGGTGGAAGTAACTTTTTTTGATTTCAACATACAGGACTTTACGCTGTCTCAAACTTCCAACGTATGgagaaataatgattattaaaGATACTAGTAGCAGAGAAACAGTTCGATGTAAGGCCCATActaacaagttttttttcctcacacacacacacacgcacacttaCATACGCAAAGATTTAGCCGCGCTAGCCGAACATCTAAGAGTAAAAgttgtaatggacctcattcagcaatcgtaaacaaacaacatttagccacatggtgctctatctcttctatataatttacgatctaatgtttaattcatgatagttgtcacgtgaccgttttttttttcgttgttttatcaataagatcacgtgactaaatgttctttgtttacgattggtgaatgaggtccattggcgTCATGCCCTGCAAAAGTCAATGAACCTGAACGATGAGCAAATACGTAAGCtgagtttgtgtatgtgtgtattcgTCCGAGTGTGTGTGTTCGCGCCCgcgtgtgcatgtgtgtgtgcgtgtgtgtgtatgcgtgtgtgcACTAGAGCTGCTTAAAATCAATGTATCGTTATAAAAACTGAAAATCTGAAAGATTGCTGCTCCTAATTCTGTTGTAATCGATACCAAATACTCGGTGCGGAATTTCCGCCGTTATCTGTTAACTTTGCAGACGTGAATTTTCACactacattttaaacacagtgATCTGCTCTTTATTTAgtattcgatttttttttt of the Biomphalaria glabrata chromosome 11, xgBioGlab47.1, whole genome shotgun sequence genome contains:
- the LOC106054985 gene encoding lactosylceramide 1,3-N-acetyl-beta-D-glucosaminyltransferase-like, which encodes MAPSKVRRLLTTVMCVMCVSLLVNVVLWFKGQGRTMAVSVMDEDDETRLRSKEVVLKLADDVGLFSIRPGKEALLTCSLDQDTKDIPSKALSCFSMLAYPVPRTTQLLIAHLESQIATKNYVISFLSQPIRNRFSFTYTNVIQNGCWERNPEVLLVIPSAPENFERRELVRKSERGVYASRPDSNVNLVFFVGRPENNTLLQQRLTIESYVHGDIVQVNFVDVYRNILLKAVSMLHWSLTHCPKARYVLRTDDDVLVDIQKVVQAIRRKRELHENFILGKTDVKFNVVRNKSSKYYVSPKEFDQEVYPPFAFGGLLAYPMSTVSLLYQAALRLKTLWLDDVFITGICAPRVGVPLVDDPDFEFEHPEE